From one Alicyclobacillus acidocaldarius subsp. acidocaldarius Tc-4-1 genomic stretch:
- a CDS encoding dioxygenase family protein: MTREMPSLFIAHGSPMVAIEDSVYGRYLDQLSRDLPVPRSIVVFSAHWTEGVQTISASPQPDTIHDFYGFPETLYQIRYPAPGDPALAVRIQELLVSAGIEARLDLARGFDHGVWTILSRIFPDASIPVVSMSVDPALRPEHQFQIGRALAPLRQESVLIIGSGATVHNLRMLQWNREDGQPEAWAEAFERWLESRISEGDVDALFAYREEAPYAEWAAPSWGVEHLIPLFYAMGAGEERPQGRLLHRDWQYGSLANSVYAFGELV, encoded by the coding sequence ATGACTCGCGAAATGCCAAGCCTGTTTATCGCCCACGGTTCCCCGATGGTGGCGATCGAGGACAGTGTCTACGGACGTTACCTGGATCAGTTGTCGCGCGATCTCCCTGTCCCGCGCTCCATCGTCGTGTTCAGCGCCCACTGGACCGAAGGAGTTCAGACCATCTCGGCATCGCCTCAACCCGACACGATCCACGACTTCTACGGTTTCCCAGAGACGCTGTACCAGATCCGATATCCAGCCCCAGGAGACCCTGCGCTGGCCGTTCGAATCCAAGAACTTCTCGTGAGCGCCGGGATCGAAGCGCGCCTGGACCTAGCCCGCGGCTTCGACCACGGCGTCTGGACGATTCTGTCTCGCATCTTCCCGGATGCGTCCATCCCCGTCGTCTCGATGTCCGTCGATCCGGCGCTTCGCCCGGAACATCAGTTCCAAATTGGCCGGGCGCTCGCACCCCTGCGACAAGAGAGCGTTTTGATCATTGGAAGCGGTGCGACGGTGCACAACCTGCGTATGCTTCAATGGAACCGGGAGGACGGCCAGCCGGAAGCCTGGGCGGAGGCGTTCGAGCGCTGGCTCGAATCGCGCATCTCCGAAGGGGACGTCGATGCGCTGTTTGCCTACCGCGAAGAGGCGCCGTATGCGGAGTGGGCCGCGCCGTCGTGGGGCGTGGAGCACTTGATCCCGCTATTTTACGCGATGGGTGCTGGTGAAGAGCGGCCACAAGGGAGGCTTTTGCATCGCGATTGGCAATACGGCTCACTCGCCAACAGCGTATATGCATTTGGAGAGCTTGTCTGA
- a CDS encoding GNAT family N-acetyltransferase encodes MELSRTHHTIQVIRPQREADRQWLLDLWNREWGGETMVSRGRVYRLEDVEAVIAVKGGAYVGAATFVVLDEECELLSLNSLVEGIGVGTRLLQAVEDRAKWVGVPRVTLITSNDNLKAMRFYQRRGYRFHAVHVGAIDEARKRKPSIPRLGLDGIPLHDEIEMRKVW; translated from the coding sequence ATGGAGCTTTCCCGGACTCACCACACCATTCAAGTGATTCGCCCGCAGCGAGAGGCGGATCGACAGTGGCTCCTCGACTTATGGAACCGCGAATGGGGCGGCGAAACGATGGTCTCGCGCGGCAGGGTGTACCGACTGGAAGATGTCGAAGCCGTCATCGCGGTGAAGGGCGGCGCCTACGTCGGTGCCGCCACGTTCGTGGTCCTGGACGAAGAATGTGAACTGCTGAGCCTGAACAGCCTGGTGGAAGGCATCGGCGTGGGGACGCGCTTGTTGCAGGCGGTGGAAGATAGGGCGAAATGGGTCGGCGTCCCGCGCGTGACGCTCATCACATCGAACGACAATCTGAAAGCGATGCGATTCTACCAGCGGCGTGGCTACCGGTTTCACGCCGTGCACGTGGGTGCCATCGACGAGGCGCGGAAGCGAAAGCCGTCGATTCCGCGCCTCGGCCTCGATGGCATTCCGCTGCACGACGAGATTGAGATGCGGAAAGTTTGGTAG
- the gatB gene encoding Asp-tRNA(Asn)/Glu-tRNA(Gln) amidotransferase subunit GatB, whose protein sequence is MNYETIIGLEVHVELKTDTKIFCGCRNDSKSEPNTNVCPVCLGHPGTLPVLNERALELAVKAALALHCKINQKSKFDRKNYFYPDLPKGYQISQYDKPIGEHGYIEIEVNGETKRIGITRLHLEEDAGKSMHASDGSHTLVDYNRTGVPLIEIVSEPDIRSPEEARLYLEALKSIMEYCDVSDCKMEEGSLRCDANISLRPVGQTAFGNKVELKNMNSFRFVQRALEYEVERQRERYESGEPVIQETRRFDEATQTTVSMRTKEEAHDYRYFPEPDLVDLDIDDAWLERIRASLPELPSAKRRRYVEELGLPRYDAGVLTSDPKMAAYYEAVIAAGADAKQASNWVMSDVSGALNAEGKTFADCPIPPEHLAGLIGEIASGKISSKQAREVFKLMWETGKSAAEIIKEKGFEQVSDPAQLQPIIDEVVANNPKSVADYKGGKERALAALVGQVMKATRGKANPTLVNEMLIEKIKSL, encoded by the coding sequence ATGAACTACGAGACGATCATCGGCCTCGAGGTGCACGTCGAGCTGAAGACGGACACCAAGATCTTCTGCGGCTGCCGCAACGACAGCAAGTCGGAGCCCAACACGAACGTGTGCCCGGTCTGCCTCGGCCATCCCGGCACCCTGCCGGTGTTGAACGAGCGGGCGCTGGAGCTTGCGGTCAAGGCGGCGCTCGCGCTCCACTGCAAGATCAACCAGAAGTCGAAGTTCGACCGGAAAAACTACTTTTACCCGGATCTTCCAAAGGGGTATCAGATCTCGCAGTACGACAAGCCCATCGGCGAACACGGGTACATCGAGATCGAGGTGAACGGCGAGACGAAGCGCATTGGCATCACGCGCCTGCATCTTGAAGAGGACGCGGGCAAGTCGATGCACGCCTCGGATGGATCGCACACGCTCGTCGACTACAACCGCACGGGCGTGCCGCTCATCGAGATTGTGTCGGAGCCGGACATCCGCTCGCCGGAAGAGGCGCGGTTGTACCTCGAGGCGCTCAAGAGCATCATGGAGTACTGCGACGTGTCTGACTGCAAGATGGAGGAGGGGTCGCTGCGCTGCGACGCCAACATCTCCCTCCGTCCCGTGGGGCAGACGGCGTTTGGCAACAAGGTCGAGTTGAAAAACATGAACTCGTTCCGGTTCGTGCAGCGCGCGCTCGAGTACGAGGTCGAACGGCAGCGCGAGCGGTACGAGAGCGGCGAGCCCGTCATCCAGGAAACGCGCCGCTTTGACGAGGCGACTCAGACGACGGTGTCGATGCGCACCAAGGAGGAGGCGCACGACTACCGCTACTTCCCCGAGCCGGACTTGGTCGATCTCGACATCGACGACGCGTGGCTCGAGCGGATCCGGGCCTCACTGCCTGAGTTGCCGTCGGCCAAGCGCCGCCGGTATGTAGAGGAACTGGGCCTGCCCCGGTACGACGCGGGCGTGCTCACCTCCGATCCGAAGATGGCCGCGTACTACGAGGCCGTGATCGCGGCCGGCGCCGACGCGAAACAGGCTTCGAACTGGGTGATGAGCGACGTCTCCGGCGCGTTGAACGCCGAGGGCAAGACGTTTGCGGATTGCCCCATTCCGCCTGAGCATCTGGCGGGGCTCATCGGCGAGATCGCGAGCGGCAAGATCTCGTCGAAGCAGGCGCGCGAGGTGTTCAAGCTGATGTGGGAGACCGGCAAGAGCGCGGCGGAGATCATCAAGGAGAAGGGCTTCGAGCAGGTGAGCGATCCGGCCCAGTTGCAGCCCATCATTGACGAGGTCGTGGCGAACAATCCGAAATCGGTGGCGGACTACAAGGGCGGCAAGGAGCGCGCGCTGGCGGCGCTCGTCGGCCAGGTCATGAAGGCGACGCGCGGCAAGGCCAACCCGACGCTGGTGAACGAGATGCTGATTGAGAAGATCAAGAGCCTCTGA
- the ligA gene encoding NAD-dependent DNA ligase LigA, whose protein sequence is MRVVDAKSALSLEEARARAKVLREQIEYHNRKYYLEDNPEISDAEWDALMRDLIELERKYPELVDPASPTQRVGAPALEGFAKVVHEVPMLSLANAYSTEDLLDWDRRVRQAVGDDVRYVCELKIDGLAVALRYQEGRLVLGATRGDGEVGEDITANIRTIRNVPLELSEPVSLEVRGEAYMPKREFMRLNELREQQGEPLFANPRNAAAGSLRQLDPAVAASRRLGVIVYQLVRAEAHGCETHSQALDYVARLGLPAHRERHVCANIEDVIAYIEAWADKRHELPYATDGMVVKVDSLALQARLGATAKSPRWAIAYKYAAEQAETTLRAIELNVGRTGVVTPTAVFDPVQLAGTTVSRASLHNEDLVREKDIRVGDVIVVQKAGDIIPEVIRSLPERRTEPLPEFRMPETCPQCGSRLVRLDGEVAWRCINPDCPALLREGLIHFCSRDAMNIEGLGEQWITVLLERGLVRTHADLYRLRKSDLIQLDRMGDKLADKLLHNIQESKRNSLERLLFGLGIRHVGEKAAKTLAEHFGTMDTLMSATEEELMAVPDIGPKVAQSIRQYFDTPRVRQLIGELKDLGVNMVYLGPQKVSDGPLAGKTVVLTGVLHAADRKQATEWIERMGGKVASSVSAKTDVLIAGEKAGSKLAKAQEILRTHPDAKLEIWDEAAFLRLVDEAGLR, encoded by the coding sequence ATGCGTGTCGTGGACGCCAAATCGGCCTTGTCCTTGGAAGAAGCGCGTGCGCGCGCCAAGGTGCTCCGGGAACAGATTGAATACCACAACCGAAAATACTACCTGGAGGACAACCCGGAGATCTCCGACGCGGAGTGGGACGCGCTGATGCGCGATCTCATCGAGCTTGAGCGCAAATACCCGGAGCTCGTCGATCCGGCCTCGCCTACGCAGCGGGTGGGTGCCCCGGCCCTCGAGGGATTCGCCAAGGTCGTGCACGAGGTGCCCATGCTGTCGCTCGCAAACGCGTATTCGACGGAGGATCTGCTCGATTGGGATCGCCGCGTGCGACAGGCGGTGGGCGACGACGTCCGCTACGTGTGCGAGCTCAAGATTGACGGCCTGGCCGTGGCACTGCGCTACCAGGAGGGCCGGCTCGTGCTTGGGGCAACGCGCGGCGACGGCGAGGTGGGAGAGGACATCACGGCCAACATTCGCACCATTCGCAATGTGCCGCTGGAACTTTCGGAACCTGTGTCGCTCGAGGTGCGAGGCGAGGCGTACATGCCAAAGCGCGAGTTCATGCGGCTCAACGAACTCCGCGAGCAGCAGGGCGAGCCGCTTTTCGCCAACCCGCGCAACGCGGCCGCCGGATCGCTCCGCCAGCTCGATCCGGCCGTGGCCGCGAGCCGGAGGCTCGGCGTGATTGTGTACCAGTTGGTGCGCGCCGAGGCGCACGGGTGTGAGACGCACAGCCAGGCGCTGGATTACGTGGCCCGCCTCGGCCTGCCCGCGCACCGCGAGCGGCACGTGTGCGCGAACATCGAGGACGTGATCGCGTACATCGAGGCGTGGGCGGACAAGCGCCACGAGCTGCCGTACGCGACGGACGGCATGGTGGTGAAGGTGGATTCTCTCGCACTGCAGGCGCGCCTCGGCGCCACCGCCAAGAGCCCGCGCTGGGCCATTGCGTACAAATACGCGGCGGAGCAGGCGGAGACCACGCTTCGCGCCATCGAGTTAAACGTCGGCCGCACGGGCGTGGTGACGCCGACCGCTGTGTTCGATCCCGTCCAGCTCGCGGGCACCACGGTCTCGAGGGCGTCGCTGCACAACGAGGACTTGGTGCGCGAGAAGGACATCCGCGTGGGCGACGTCATTGTGGTGCAGAAGGCAGGGGACATCATTCCCGAGGTCATTCGGTCGCTGCCCGAGCGGCGCACCGAGCCGCTGCCCGAATTTCGCATGCCGGAGACGTGTCCGCAGTGCGGATCCAGGCTCGTGCGGCTCGACGGCGAGGTGGCGTGGCGCTGCATCAACCCCGACTGCCCGGCTCTCCTGCGCGAGGGGCTCATCCACTTCTGTTCGCGCGACGCGATGAACATCGAGGGCCTCGGTGAGCAGTGGATCACGGTGCTTTTGGAGCGCGGGCTGGTACGGACGCACGCAGATTTGTATCGCCTTCGAAAGTCGGATCTCATTCAGCTCGATCGGATGGGCGACAAGCTCGCCGATAAGCTGTTGCACAATATCCAGGAGAGCAAGCGAAACTCGCTCGAGCGCCTCTTGTTTGGACTCGGCATCCGGCACGTGGGCGAGAAAGCGGCCAAGACGTTGGCGGAGCACTTCGGGACCATGGATACGCTCATGTCCGCAACTGAGGAGGAGTTGATGGCGGTCCCCGACATCGGCCCCAAAGTCGCGCAGAGCATCCGCCAGTACTTCGATACGCCCCGCGTGCGCCAGTTGATTGGGGAATTGAAAGATCTGGGTGTGAACATGGTCTATCTCGGCCCGCAGAAGGTGTCGGACGGCCCGCTCGCCGGAAAGACCGTGGTATTGACCGGCGTGCTTCACGCGGCGGATCGAAAACAGGCGACGGAGTGGATTGAGCGGATGGGGGGCAAGGTCGCCTCGAGTGTCAGCGCAAAGACAGACGTGCTCATCGCGGGGGAGAAAGCCGGATCGAAGCTCGCCAAAGCCCAGGAGATCTTGCGGACTCATCCGGACGCAAAGCTCGAAATCTGGGACGAGGCGGCGTTTCTGCGCCTCGTGGACGAGGCGGGACTTCGCTGA
- the pcrA gene encoding DNA helicase PcrA: MVATAGASDILKGLNEKQREAVTATDGPVLVIAGAGSGKTSVLTRRIAYLIAERRVPPWAILAITFTNKAAREMEERIERLVGPVASDIWTSTFHAMCARILRRDIHHLGYTSAFTVLDAADQVSLVRRLMQEMNIDVRKFEPRAVLSVISQHKNELRSAEKALDLAGSPYDKMVGDVYLAYERRLRENQALDFDDLLVKTVELFRKVPDVLAYYQHRFSHIHVDEYQDTNHAQYVLVKLLAERRRNLCVVGDSDQSIYGWRGADIRNILEFQRDYPDARVIRLEQNYRSTGRILRIANQVIQHNQLRLEKNLWTDRGEGERAKLFVAPDERVEADWVADEIARMVADGRRYRDVAILYRTNAQSRVLEEAFLQRGIPYRIYGGLRFYERREVKDVIAYLRLVANPNDDVSFLRVVNVPKRGIGDTTLEKLAEYARQRGTSLFEAALHAPEAGISKKAASALQSFVELIQTLQLQRAFLPLTDLTDELLERSGYREALRAERSMEAENRLENLDEFLSLTREFDEEGVSDGEMGALEQFLTHVALVSDADLPGGRPGRREDVDEVSMMTLHAAKGLEFPVVFLVGLEEGVFPHRRALDGGEELEEERRLCYVGITRAMERLYLTTCRSRMLFGERRSFTPSRFLSEMPASDIERVGEEETMFGRGWRDARAGMRAPVHVVADAASGPRMSVPRSFGADLSVPYEPGDLVEHRKWGRGVIVAKSGEGESLELVVRFDDPIGEKRLFAKFAPIHKVDP; the protein is encoded by the coding sequence ATGGTGGCCACGGCGGGAGCGAGCGACATTCTGAAGGGGCTCAACGAAAAGCAGCGCGAGGCGGTTACGGCGACCGACGGGCCGGTGCTCGTCATCGCCGGCGCGGGTAGCGGCAAGACGAGTGTGCTCACGCGGCGAATTGCGTACCTCATTGCCGAGCGCCGCGTGCCGCCGTGGGCCATTCTCGCCATCACGTTCACGAACAAGGCGGCGCGGGAGATGGAAGAGCGGATTGAGCGCCTAGTGGGGCCTGTCGCCTCCGACATCTGGACGTCGACCTTTCACGCCATGTGCGCGCGCATTCTGCGGCGCGACATCCATCACCTGGGGTACACCTCGGCGTTCACCGTGCTCGACGCCGCGGATCAGGTCTCTCTCGTCCGCCGCCTGATGCAGGAGATGAACATCGACGTGCGGAAGTTCGAGCCGCGAGCCGTGCTTTCCGTCATCAGCCAGCACAAGAATGAGCTGCGTTCGGCCGAGAAGGCGCTCGATCTCGCCGGATCGCCGTACGACAAGATGGTGGGCGACGTGTACCTGGCGTACGAGAGGCGGCTGCGCGAAAATCAGGCGCTCGATTTCGACGACCTCCTCGTAAAGACGGTCGAGCTCTTCCGCAAGGTGCCGGATGTCCTCGCGTATTATCAGCACCGGTTCAGCCATATCCATGTCGATGAGTACCAGGATACCAACCACGCCCAATACGTCCTGGTCAAGCTGCTCGCAGAGCGGCGCCGCAACCTGTGTGTCGTCGGCGATTCGGACCAGTCCATCTACGGCTGGCGGGGAGCCGACATCCGCAACATCCTCGAGTTCCAGAGGGATTACCCGGATGCGCGCGTCATCCGGCTCGAGCAAAACTACCGCTCCACCGGGCGCATCCTCCGCATCGCGAACCAGGTCATCCAGCACAATCAGCTGCGGCTTGAGAAGAACCTGTGGACGGATCGGGGCGAAGGTGAGCGGGCGAAGCTGTTCGTCGCGCCGGACGAGCGCGTGGAGGCCGATTGGGTGGCGGACGAAATTGCGCGCATGGTGGCCGATGGGCGGCGGTACCGGGACGTGGCTATCCTGTACCGTACCAACGCGCAGTCGCGCGTCCTCGAGGAAGCGTTTCTGCAGCGCGGGATTCCGTACCGCATCTACGGCGGTCTTCGCTTCTACGAGCGGCGCGAGGTGAAGGACGTGATCGCCTATCTGCGCCTCGTCGCCAATCCGAACGACGATGTGTCGTTCCTCCGCGTGGTCAACGTGCCGAAGCGCGGAATTGGCGATACGACGCTCGAGAAGCTGGCCGAGTACGCGCGGCAGCGCGGAACGTCTCTTTTTGAGGCGGCGCTCCACGCTCCCGAAGCGGGCATTTCGAAGAAGGCGGCGTCCGCGCTTCAGTCGTTCGTGGAGCTGATTCAGACGCTGCAACTCCAGCGCGCTTTCCTGCCACTGACGGATCTCACGGACGAGCTGTTGGAGCGGTCGGGATATCGCGAGGCCCTTCGCGCGGAGCGCAGCATGGAAGCCGAGAACCGCCTGGAAAACCTCGACGAGTTCCTGTCTCTGACGCGCGAATTTGACGAAGAGGGCGTGTCGGACGGCGAGATGGGCGCGCTGGAACAGTTCCTCACGCACGTCGCGCTCGTGTCGGACGCGGATCTCCCTGGTGGGCGGCCGGGACGCCGCGAGGACGTGGACGAGGTGTCCATGATGACGCTTCACGCCGCGAAGGGACTCGAATTTCCGGTGGTGTTCCTCGTCGGCCTCGAAGAGGGCGTGTTTCCGCACCGGCGAGCGCTCGACGGGGGCGAGGAGCTCGAGGAGGAGCGCAGGCTCTGTTACGTCGGCATTACGCGAGCGATGGAGCGCTTGTACCTGACCACGTGCCGATCCCGCATGCTGTTCGGCGAGCGGCGCTCGTTCACGCCTTCGCGTTTTCTGTCCGAGATGCCGGCGTCGGACATCGAGCGCGTGGGCGAGGAGGAAACGATGTTCGGGCGCGGTTGGCGCGATGCGCGCGCTGGGATGCGTGCGCCCGTGCACGTGGTGGCCGATGCGGCGTCCGGGCCGCGGATGAGCGTGCCGAGATCGTTTGGCGCGGATTTGTCCGTGCCGTACGAGCCTGGCGATCTCGTCGAGCACCGCAAGTGGGGGCGCGGCGTGATCGTCGCCAAATCGGGCGAGGGCGAGTCGCTGGAACTCGTGGTGCGTTTTGACGATCCCATCGGCGAGAAGCGGCTTTTCGCCAAGTTCGCGCCGATTCACAAGGTGGATCCCTAA
- a CDS encoding SDR family NAD(P)-dependent oxidoreductase, whose product MRLEDRVAVITGAASGMGRAMAIRFAQEGARVLAVDIAAEG is encoded by the coding sequence TTGCGCCTGGAAGATCGCGTCGCTGTCATCACAGGTGCGGCATCCGGCATGGGCCGCGCGATGGCCATTCGTTTTGCTCAGGAGGGTGCACGCGTGCTCGCGGTCGACATCGCCGCCGAGGGCTGA
- the gatC gene encoding Asp-tRNA(Asn)/Glu-tRNA(Gln) amidotransferase subunit GatC yields MKITDETVSHVAKLARLWLHPQELSQLVPQLNDILEYAAKLQSVSLDGVEPTSHPFHEVNVVRPDVPRESLSRVEALRNAPDQDQGMVRVPAVLEGGGGA; encoded by the coding sequence TTGAAGATCACCGATGAGACGGTGAGTCACGTCGCCAAACTTGCGCGGCTGTGGCTTCATCCTCAGGAACTCTCGCAACTCGTTCCCCAGTTAAACGACATTCTCGAGTACGCCGCAAAACTGCAGAGCGTCTCGTTGGACGGCGTGGAGCCGACAAGTCACCCGTTCCATGAGGTGAATGTGGTGCGCCCGGACGTGCCCCGCGAAAGCCTGTCGAGAGTGGAAGCGCTCCGCAATGCGCCGGATCAGGATCAGGGCATGGTGCGCGTTCCGGCGGTTTTGGAAGGAGGGGGCGGCGCATGA
- the gatA gene encoding Asp-tRNA(Asn)/Glu-tRNA(Gln) amidotransferase subunit GatA — protein sequence MSTPTVKEILRSIAAGETKARDWVEQSLRAIREIDGRLKAFLLVDEEQALAAADRIDRAKMYQHAPLRGVPYAAKDNIVTRGVRTTAASRILENYIPPYNATVIDKLQQAAAVMVGKTNMDEFAMGSSTETSAFQKTANPYGEDRVPGGSSGGSAAAVAAGLVPFALGSDTGGSIRQPAAFTGCFGMKPTYGRVSRYGLIAFASSLDQIGPFTRTAEDAALVLNAICGHDPLDSTSSRQPVPNFADGIDRGVKGVRVGIVRHLPEEGLEPGVKAAVHRAIQQLEAEGAEVVEIELPHMEYAVATYYLIAPAEASSNLARYDGVRYGRRAEASSLIEMYERSRSEGFGMEVKRRIIIGTYALSSGYYDAYYKRAQQMRTLIRQDYERAFEACDVIAMPTAPTTAFKLGEKLDNPLQMYLNDIYTIPANLAGLPGASVPCGFVDGLPVGLQLIGRPFDEATILRVAHAYEQVRDFAWPKPVLGVAE from the coding sequence ATGAGTACTCCGACGGTGAAGGAGATCCTCCGGTCCATCGCGGCAGGGGAGACCAAGGCGCGCGACTGGGTGGAGCAGTCGCTCCGCGCGATTCGCGAGATTGACGGCCGTCTGAAGGCGTTCCTCCTCGTGGATGAGGAGCAGGCGCTCGCGGCGGCGGACCGGATCGATCGCGCCAAGATGTATCAGCATGCACCGCTTCGCGGCGTTCCGTACGCGGCCAAGGACAACATCGTCACGCGGGGCGTGCGGACCACGGCCGCGTCCCGCATCCTCGAGAATTACATACCGCCTTACAACGCCACCGTGATTGACAAGCTGCAGCAGGCCGCGGCCGTGATGGTGGGCAAGACGAACATGGACGAGTTCGCGATGGGATCGTCCACGGAGACGTCCGCGTTCCAGAAGACCGCGAACCCGTACGGCGAGGACCGCGTGCCCGGCGGATCCAGCGGCGGGTCGGCGGCGGCGGTGGCGGCCGGACTGGTGCCGTTCGCACTGGGTTCGGACACGGGTGGATCCATTCGCCAACCGGCGGCGTTCACCGGCTGCTTCGGCATGAAGCCCACGTACGGACGGGTGTCCCGGTACGGGCTTATCGCGTTTGCGTCATCGCTCGATCAGATCGGCCCGTTCACGCGGACGGCGGAGGACGCGGCGCTCGTGCTGAACGCCATCTGCGGCCACGATCCGCTGGATTCCACCTCAAGCCGCCAGCCGGTGCCCAATTTCGCGGACGGGATCGACAGGGGCGTCAAGGGCGTGCGCGTGGGTATCGTGCGCCACCTGCCGGAAGAGGGGCTTGAGCCGGGCGTGAAGGCGGCGGTCCATCGCGCCATTCAACAGCTCGAGGCGGAGGGCGCTGAAGTGGTGGAGATTGAGCTGCCGCACATGGAGTACGCGGTGGCGACGTACTATCTCATCGCGCCGGCGGAGGCGTCGTCGAACCTCGCTCGCTACGACGGCGTGCGGTACGGGCGGCGCGCGGAAGCGTCGAGCCTCATTGAGATGTATGAGCGGTCGCGCAGCGAGGGCTTCGGCATGGAGGTCAAGCGCCGGATCATCATCGGCACCTATGCCCTGTCCTCCGGATATTACGACGCGTACTACAAGCGGGCGCAGCAGATGAGGACGCTCATCCGCCAGGACTACGAACGGGCGTTTGAGGCGTGCGACGTGATCGCCATGCCGACGGCGCCGACGACGGCGTTTAAGCTCGGCGAGAAGCTGGACAACCCGCTGCAGATGTACCTGAACGACATCTACACCATTCCGGCCAATCTCGCGGGCCTGCCGGGTGCGAGCGTGCCGTGCGGATTTGTGGACGGGCTGCCCGTGGGGCTGCAGCTCATTGGCCGGCCATTCGATGAGGCGACCATTTTGCGCGTGGCGCACGCGTACGAGCAGGTGCGCGACTTCGCGTGGCCGAAACCGGTGCTGGGGGTGGCAGAATGA